Genomic DNA from Rhodoferax mekongensis:
GTACCAACACCCGCATCAAAGGCTGGATGGGGCGTGCCGACCAAACCACCAAGGTGCGAGGCATGTTTGTGCACCCCAAGCAGGTGGATGAAGTGGCCAAGCGTTTCCCTGAAGTGCACAAGGCCCGTTTGGTGGTCAGCGGTGAAATGGCCAATGACCAGATGACCCTGATGCTGGAGGTTGCAGGTCAACCCGAAGGCCTGGCGCAGCGTGTGGCGGATGCGGTGCGCGATGTGACCAAGCTGCGTGGGGATGTGCAACTGTTGTCTCCGGGCAGCCTGCCCAATGACGGCAAAGTCATCGAAGACGCACGCAGTTACCGCTGAGCTGGAGGCCCGCTGTTGCGGGCCTCAGGGTTTTCCCGAGCTGTTGAACACCACAGTTCCCCCCCGCGCCGGACCCGATAACCTTGCTTCTGCGGGAATGCTCATTCTCATTTTTAATAGCCCCGCGAGCTAGGTGCTTACCACATGACACGGTCACGTGGGGCGGGCTAGACTGCATCCATTAACCAGGAGACAAACCATGAAAAAACTACTCGTTGCGACGGCGGCCATGTTCTCGATTTCCGCCTTCGCACAGGCATATCCCTCCAAGCCCATCACCATCGTGGTGCCGTTTGCTGCCGGCGGTCCCACCGACCGCGTAGCCCGCGACCTGGCTGAATCACTGCGCAAGCAGCTGGGTGATGTGAGCATCATCATCGACAACGCAGCGGGTGCAGGCAGCTCTATCGGCTCCAGCAAAGTGGCCAAGGCCGCGCCGGACGGCTATACCCTGCTGTTGAACCACATCGCCATGGGCACCATGCCCGGCTTGTTGCGCAACATGCCCTTCAAGGTCGAGTCTGACTTCGAATATCTGGGCATGATCAACGATGTGCCCATGACCCTGATCGGCAAGCCCGACCTGCCTGCCAAGACCTACAAGGAACTCACCACCTGGATCGGCCAGAACGTCGGCAAGATCAACCTGGGTAACGCCGGTATCGGTTCTGCGTCTCACCTGTGCGGTTTGCTGTTCCAGAACGCCATCAAGGTCGACATGACGACCGTGCCTTACAAAGGCACCGCCCCTGCGATGACCGACCTGATCGGTGGCCAGATCGACCTGATGTGCGACCAGACCACCAACACCAGCCAGCAGATCGAAGGCAAGAAAGTGAATGCTTACGCGGTCACTACTGCCAAGCCTTTGACGACCGCTGCTTTGAAGAGCCTGCCCACACTGCAAAGCCAGGGTCTGTCCAACTTCGAAGTGACCATCTGGCACGGCCTGTATGCCCCCAAAGGCACACCCGCTGACATTCAGGCCAAGCTCAACACCGCTTTGAAGGCGGCGTTGAAAGATGCTGATTTCATCAAGAAGCAAGAAGCGCTGGGTGCCGTGGTGGTGACTGACAAGCGTGTCGAACCTGCGGAGCACAAGAAGTTCGTGGCGGCTGAAATCGCCAAGTGGACCCCCATCATCAAGGCCGCCGGCGTCTACGCTGACTGATCTGGCCTGAAACCTGTCTGACCCGCTCGCCGGGTCAGACACCCCAAGTGATGTCCTTGCCCGCAGCCATGCTGCGGCGGGCCATGTCCAGCAAGGGCGTGGCCCGTTGGCGCAAGCTCACACCGGTCGGGGTCGTGTCTTCCCCTTTTTCTTGTGCCTCCAAGTCAGCTTGGGCGCGTTGGGCCTCCTCTTTGGCGATGGCTTCTTCGAGCGCGCTGATGGCAACGGGCATGTCTGCAGCCAGCAAGATGCCTTTGCGCAAGCTCTCTTCGCCGGTGCGCCCCCACAGCGCCAGAATCTGCCGGCCATTGGGTTCCAGCATGATGACGTCGCTGGCTACTTTGGATTTGAATTTGTAAAGCATGGCGGAGCCCGCAGTGGTTTTATGATGCCGTTCACTGCAAATGCAGCACCCACAGCATACTGACAAGAGGAACACCCATGGCGGACTTACACATACTGCGCGAACACAGCCTGGGCTTTGCTGCTGCGCGCAAAATTGCCTTTCAGTGGGCCGAACAGGCTGAACAGGATTTCGACATGGAGTGCACCTATGTCGAGGGCGAGGGGCTGGATGAAGTGATCTTCAAGCGCTCGGGAGTTAGCGGCATGTTGCAAGTGAGCGATTCGAAGTTCGAACTCAGCGCCAAGCTCGGCTTTTTGCTCGGGGCTTTCAAAGACAAGATTGAGGCAGAGATTGTCAAAAACCTCGATCAACTGCTCAAGCCCAAAGCGGCTGCCAAATCCGGGGCGAAAAAAAAATAGCGTGATGTGCTACTTTTTTGATAGCTGCCCGCACATGCTGCGCGGGCGCCAAGAGCTGATTTAGCTCAAGGATTCGATCAGGTCGATGTACTGCTGCATGGCGTCATCGTTGCTGGTGCCTTTGAAACCATTCCAGGCATCCCATTTGGCACGGCCCACCATGTCGGCGAAACCGGGCTTCTTTTCGGTGTTGTCACCCGCAGTGGCTTGCTTGTAGAGGGCGTAAATCTTGAGTAGGGTGCCGTTGTCAGGGCGCTCGCTCAGGTTTTTGGAATTGGCAACAGCGGCTTCGAAAGCGGCTTTCAGATCGGCCATGGTTTTCTCCGTTCGGGTTTGTGCAAGGAACTAGGGGGAACACCCAATGCAAGCAGGTGCTTCACCCGTATCTTAAGCGGCGTTTTGCCCCCAGAATAGGCGTTCGCCCCCATACCTGTTCTGTCCGGAGAATCCATGGTCACCCGCGTCATTGCAAAGAACGTTGCCGACAAGGCCCGCAACCCCGTATCCAATGCGGCACCCTCCGTGGCACCGGTTGCCAAGAAGGTGGTGCGTCGGACCCGCAAGTTAGCCGGAGCCGTGCAGAAAAATGTGGCGGATGCCGTGATCGGCACCCTGGGCCTGAATGGCGAACGCATGTCCAAGGTGGACACGGCCTGGTTGCGCATGGATTCCAGCTCCAACCTCATGATGATTGTGGGCGTGTGGGTCACCCAACCCGGCTTGCCACTGGCAGACCTGAAGCAGCGTGTGGAAGATCGGCTGTTGAAGTACCCCCGGTTCAAACAGCGCGTGGTGGAAGACGCTGCCGGGGCCAGTTGGGTGGAGGATGCCAACTTCGATATCGACCGGCATGTGGTAACTGAGACATTGGCCAAAAAGCCGCGCGGCCGCGAGCAGGAGGCCCTGCAGGAGCGACTGGCTGCCCTGACCATGGAGCCGCTGGATCGCAGCCGGCCGCTCTGGCAGTTCCATTTGGTAGAGAACTACAAAGGCGGTTCTGCCTTGATGGTGCGCATTCACCATTGCATTGCAGATGGCATTGCCCTGATTTCAGTAACCCAATCCTTGGTGGACGGCGGCAGCCCGCCACCGCAACGCCGCAGCAAACCTGAGCGTGCCCAAGGGCTGGATGGCGCAGAGGAGTGGTTGAGCGACGCCTTGCTCAAGCCCCTGACCCACATGGCCGTGAAGGCCTTGGGAGCGGCCGGGGATGGCGCGGTGAAGTCCATGTCGCTGTTGATGGAGCCGCAGAAGGGCATGGAGTCGGGCATGCACAGCTCGGTCGACATGGCAAAGATGGCCTACCAGGTGGTGAGTGACTTGGCCGCTTTAGCTTTGATGCCCGACGATTCGCCCACGCGGCTCAAAGGGCAGCCCGGGCATGCAAAGCGTGTGGCGTGGTGCGCGCCCTTGCCGCTGGAAGAAGTGAAAGCGGTGGGCAAGGCCTTGAATTGCTCCATCAATGATGTGTTGCTGAGTTGCGTGGCGGGTGCGATTGGAGAGTACTTGCGCGAGCAAGGCGATGCGGTAGCCGGCAAGGAAATCCGCGCCATGGTGCCGGTGAACCTGCGGCCACTGGAGCATGCCTACAAGTTGGGCAACCAGTTCGGCTTGGCCCCTCTGGTGCTGCCCATTGGCCTGGAAAACCCGGTTGAGCGGGTGTATGAAGTCCGCACCCGCATGCGAGGCCTCAAGGGCAGCATGCAGCCTCTGCTGGCCTTCGGCCTGTTGGCGGTGGCAGGTTTGCTGATCAAGCCTGCCCAGGATGCCCTTTTGAGCCTGTTCTCCAAAAAGACCACGGCTGTCATGACCAATGTGCCGGGTCCGCGCGAGAAGCTCAAAATCTGCGGCGCCACGATTGAGGAAAACCTGTTCTGGGTGCCCCAGAGCGGATCCGTGGGCCTGGGTGTGTCCATCCTGAGTTACGGCGGAGGGGTACAGTTCGGCGTGGTGACGGATGCGACCTTGTGCCCGGATCCCCAGAAAATCATCGACCAGTTCGAGCCGGAATTTGCCAAGCTCTCCATGCTGACGCTGATGTTGCCCTGGGGCGACTGATCAGCTCGCCAGTTCGGCCTGAACTTGGAGCACCCCAAGGTGCTCCATCGCGTCCAGAGGCTGTACGGCTGCAGCTTGTTCATAGAGGCACATGGCCTCGGATTCAAACTGCTCGATATCGAGCATGAGCAAGCCACGTGCGTATTCAGTCAACGCGATGGCAGCGCGTGGAATGAGCGCCAAGCCCGTGCGGAAATGGTGCAAGGCGGTTTCGCGCTTGGCGCCATAAGTTATGTTGCCGATCATGGCGCCCACCTTGTCGATCACCTCGGCATGGAACGAGCCCAATGCAATATGTGCATCTGCATGGCGCGGGTTCAAAGCGATGGCGGTTTCGAAAGCAGTTTTGATTTTTTCGCCATAACCCTTGACAAGCGCTTGCGCCACACTGGTGCTCTGGCTGTAGCGGCCCAAGGCATAGCCATAAAAGTAGTGCGCATTGGGGTTGCCGGGCTCTGCCGCCATGTGGGCTTTTGCGCGCTCTGCGGTATCGAAATACAAATTCAAGCGGGCGGCTTCGTTGCGCTCCAAGTAGTCCGCTTGGATCAGGCACGCCTTGTTCATCACGGCGTAGCCGGCCGGGCCTAGCAAACGCCCTGCGCGGAACGCTGCTTCGAACTCGCCGCAGTGATACAGGACCCAAGCCTGCAACACCTCGGGGTCTAGGGGCAGGGGTTCCTGATCACCATCGTGCAGGCGCGCCCAGTGGTTTTGCAGGTTCTCGCTGTCAAACAGGTGCTGATGCACGTAGGGGAAAGGGTCCCAGACCGGAGTGTCGTGCATCAGGAGCTGGTGTAGGCACCGCTGAGTTGCAGCAAATGACTGCGTTGCTGGGCTTCAAGGTAGGGGACCAGAAGGTTGAGCACATGTTGACCGCCGCGCAGCAAGGCAGCTTGCGCGCTTTCCGGCTCCAGGGCGTTGCGCGGGTCGCGCACATATTCAAAACTCAGCCAGTACGTGAGGACTACCACCATGCTGGTGGCAGTGGGCTCCATTTCGCGCACATCCATGCGCAAGGCGCCTGCGCGAGCCATGGACTCGAGCATGGCGCGTATTGAGCGGGTTTTGTTCTTCAGCACGCTTTGGAAGTGGGTTTCCAGACGCCTGTTTTTGCTGAGAAGGTCGTTCAGATCGCGGTACAAAAAGCGGTACTGCCAGATCAGCTCGAACAGCGTGTGCATGAAAAACCAGGCGTCTTCCACATCCCGGACGTTGTCACTGGCGTTAAGCACCTCGTTCAGTGAACGTTCGTAGCGGTCAAACAGGGAGTTGATCAGCTCGTCTTTGGCCGGGTAGTGGTAATACAAATTCCCCGGGCTGATGCCGAGTTCTGCCGAAATCAGCGTGGTCGATACATTCGGCTCCCCGAAGCGGTTGAATAGCTCCAGGGTGGTTTCCAATATCCGCTCGGCAGTACGCCGCGGCGCTTTTTTAACCATGGGTCAGTGCCTCAGCAGTGTCTCGTGGCGAACCACGTGTGAAAGATCTTCCATAACGTCCTGCAATGTACCCAAGGCTTGCCCCAAACGGGAGGGGGATTTCCTCGGGGCGCACAGGTGGCGCTTGGGGTCGTCCAGCACATCATGCCGCAGTTGAATGCCATGGCGGTGCAGTTGTGCGGACAAGCCCGTTTTGCGAGAGCGAAGCAGTTGACGGGTTTGCTGGTACGCGTGCTCGGCGAGTTGCCTGCGTTGGGCGTAGCTGAAAGTGTTGGCCAGATACAGCTCCGGGTCCCGATGGTCCGGTTCGATCAAAACGATGTCAGTGTCAGGGTATGCATGGGCATAGTGTTTCATGCCCAGCTCCATGCGAGAGTGGATCATGGAGCGGAAAGTCTGACTCAATACCGCCGGCAACCCGCCATCCACGATACGCGGGATGTTGCGCTTTTCTGCCGGGATGCCGGCTTGCATGATCCGTTTGTATTGGGGTGCCGTTGCGTCGAAGGGCACCAAGGGATTCAGGCAAATCAAGAGGTCTGCCCCTTCGTCAAGCGCCACCGAGGCGTGCATGGTCTTCTTCATCGCCCCATCCACGAAATACTGGTCATCAATGGCAACTGGCGGAAACAGCCCCGGCAAGGCAGAGCTGGCTTGCACGGCTTTGGAGATGGAGATGTGATCCCATCCCTTGCTTCCGAATGCGACCGCTTCTGCACTGTCCAAGTGGGTGGCGACCAACGTGAGCTTGCAGGCCAGTTTGCGGAAATCGTTGGTGCGGCCGTCCTGGCTGAACAGTCTCGAGAGTTGTGTATCCACTTGGCTGTTGGAGAAGACGCCGGTCGGCAATGCGGGGGCTAACCGTTCCAGCGCCCGAATGGCAGTAGTGCGTCGCGTCAGCATGTCCCAACCCACTGAAGCCAGCAGGCCCGGCAACATGATGCCGCGCCGCGCCCATTCGTCATACGCAGGCTGCATCAGCCAGGCGGGATCAAAGAAGTCGTTGGAGTCTGCATCCCCTTCAATGAAGGACGCGCAGAGCTGGTGGGGCGTTAAGCCGTTGGCAAGGGCTGCAGCGATAAAGCCGCCAGCAGAAACGCCTACGTAGTGGTCCAGATGATTGAAATCCAAGCCGGCCAAAGAGTCGTGTAGAGCACACAGAGCGCCTACTTCATAAATGGCCCCCAAAGGACCGCCACCAGCGAGTGCCATGGCGATTCGGGGCTTTGTTTGTCGGGCTGCCTTCATGGGGGAAGTGTAGTGTTCAGATGAGGGTATTCATGCTGCGATGCAGCAGTTTCTACGGGCGTAAAAAAGGGCGCCTTTGCGCCCTTGTTCTACCGCTTTGAGCGATCAGTTTTGTGGAGTCGCGTTGCCCTCTGCAGGCACTACCGGCGCTTTGCTCATCGTGGTTTTTTTGCTAGCAGCCTTTTTGGCAGCGGGTTTGGAAGTGGTGGCTTTCTTGGCTGGTGCCTTTTTGGTCACGGCTACTGGCGCAGGCGCGGCCTTCTTCGAGGGAGCTTTTGCGGTTTTGGTTGCCGCAGGTGCTTTGGCAGACAGCTTTTGGACGGTCTTGTTGAGTTCTTCGATGCGCTCAATCAAGGCGCTCACGTCCTTGGCGGAGGGAACGCCCAGCTTGTTCAGGGCTTTGGCGACGCGTTCTTCAAAGATGTTTTCCAACTTATCCCACTGACCGGTGGCTTTGCTGGTGATGTCGTTGGCCATGGTGGACATTTTGGCAGTGGCTTCGTTAATTTTGCCTTCGGCCGCGGCTTGTGTTTTGCGCTGGATGCTCACGCCTTCCTTGACCAATGCTTCGAATGCCTTGCTGCCTTCTGCCTGAGCGCGGGTGAAGGCGCCCAAGCCGGCTTGCCAGATTTGTTGTGCAGAGTCCTTGACCGAAGACGACAACGGAGTGCCGGTAGAAGGAGAGGATTTGCTTTTTTGGATTTTCTTGACCATGAGAACTCCTGATGAGTGTGTGACAGGGTGCACAAGCATATCTGCACCGGCTTGATGCTTACTCTAAGGCCTGTCATGCAGTCTGTGTAGGTGGGCGCCACTAAGGAAAACGCTGAAAGCGTTCCACAATCGCGCAGTCATACGAAAGACTTCGCGGGTTTACGATGAAATCCGCAGCGCCAAAAACCGTCAGAATTATTCGATTAACAGGAGCATGTATGCGGTATTTCGTCACAGGGGCTACAGGGTTTATCGGCAAACGTCTAGTGAAAAAATTGTTGCAGCGCAAGGGTGCGACAGTGCACTTCCTGATTCGCAAAGAAAGCGAAGATAAAGTCGCCGACCTGCGTGAGTTCTGGGCGGTGTCCGACGCCAAATCGGCGGGGCGGGTTGTCCCGGTATTCGGTGATCTGACGGGCAAGAAGCTGGGCGTTAGTGCAGACGCCATCAAAGCCCTCAAAGGACAAGTTGACCACTTCTATCACCTCGCCGCGGTGTATGACTTGGAGGCTGACGAAGAGTCGCAAATTGCCGTCAACGTCGAAGGAACCCGGAATACCGTGGAATTTGCCAAGGCTATCGATGCAGGGCACTTCCACCATGTGTCTTCGATCGCAGCTGCAGGCCTGTATGAAGGCGTATTTCGTGAAGACATGTTCGATGAGGCGGAGAACTACGAACACCCGTACTTCATGACCAAGCATGAAAGTGAGAAGATTGTTCGCAAGGAATGCAAGGTTCCTTGGTCGGTGTACCGCCCGGCCATGGTGGTCGGCGACAGCCAGACCGGTGAAATGGACAAGATTGATGGGCCGTATTACTTTTTCAAACTGATTCAGCGCATGCGGCAGTTGCTTCCGCCATGGATGCCGTCCATTGGTTTGGAAGGGGGGCGGGTCAACATCGTCCCCGTAGATTTTGTCGTTGATGCTTTGAACGTTATCAGCCACAAGCAGGGCATTGCCAAGCAGTGCTACCACTTGGTGGATCCGGTGGGCTACCGGGTAGGCGACGTACTGGACATCTTCAGCAAGGCGGCCCATGCCCCAAAGATGAATATCTTTGTGAATGCCGCCCTCTTGGGATTCATTCCACGCAGCGTGACAAAGAGTCTGATGGGACTCGCGCCTGTACGTCGGGTTCGGAACGCGATCATGAAGGACCTGAGCCTGCCGGAAGACATGCTCACCTTTATCAACTACCCCACACGCTTTGACTGCCGTGATTCTTTGGCGATGTTGAAGGGTTCTGGCGTTGAATGCCCCAACTTGAAAGACTACGCATGGCGTTTGTGGGATTACTGGGAGCGCCACCTGGACCCCGACCTGCATATCGACCGTTCCCTGCGCGGAACCGTGGGCGGCAAAGTGGTGTTGGTGACTGGGGGCTCATCGGGCATCGGTCTGGCAGCTGCGCACAAGTTTGCCGAGGCTGGCGCGACTACGATCATTTGTGGTCGGGACCTGGACAAGCTTGAAGAGGCCTGTAAGGAGGCCAAGTCAAAGGGCTACAGCTTTGTTGCCTACCCGGCGGATATTGCCGACATGGCGGACTGCGACCGGTTTGTGAAAGTGCTGATCGAGAACCACGGGGGCGTGGACTTCCTGATCAACAACGCGGGCCGCTCCATCCGCCGCGCTATCGAGTCTAGTTACGACCGTTTTCACGACTTTGAGCGCACGATGCAGCTCAATTACTTCGGATGTCTGCGCGTGACCATGGGCTTGTTGCCGGGTATGGTGGCCAAGAAAAAGGGGCACATCGTGAACATCAGCTCGATTGGCGTTCTGACCAATGCGCCTCGCTTTAGCGCCTATGTGGCATCCAAAGCCGCTTTGGATGCTTGGACCCGTTGCGCATCCAGTGAGTTCGCAGACCAAGGCATCAGCTTCACCACTATCAACATGCCCTTGGTGCGCACACCGATGATTGCGCCAACGGGCATTTACAACAATGTGCCGACCTTGTCCCCTGAACAAGCTGCCGACATGGTGGCGGATGCCTGCATCAGCAAACCTGTGCGAATCGCCACGCGTTTGGGTATCACCGGGCAGGTAATGCATGCCCTAGTGCCCCGCATCGCCCAGATCGCCATGAACACCAGCTTCCGTATGTTCCCTGATTCCTCCGCGGCCAAGGGTGCCAAGCCAGGGGAGAAGGCGAAGTTGTCACCGGAGGCGATTGCGATGCAGCAAATGATGCGGGGGATACACTTCTGATCGATTGGGGCTAGTCTGCACTTGGGGATGGCTGCTTAGAATGCCAGCCACATGTATCTACCCCTTGCCCGCCCTTATACCCAGCCTGCCTTGGGTCGCACCTCTGGTGCACTCATTGGGAGTCAATCGTGACCATACTTGTGACCGGGAGTGCCGGTTTCATTGGTTTTCACGTATGCCAGCGTCTGTTGAGCCAGGGGAATTTAGTCGTTGGTATTGATAATCTCAATGACTACTATGACGTGGGGCTCAAGGAGAGTCGACTCAAGCTGTTGATGGCACATGACAACTTCCGCTTTCGCAAACTGGACGTTGCCGATCGGCCCGACATGGCCGACTTGTTTCAACAAGAGGCGCCCACCCGTGTGGTCCATCTGGCTGCTCAGGCGGGGGTGCGGTATTCGCTGCAAAACCCCCACGCCTATGTGGACTCGAATCTGGCCGGGTTTGTCAACATCCTGGAGGGTTGCCGCTACGGCGCGGTTGAGCATCTGGTCTACGCGAGTAGTTCCAGTGTTTATGGAGGAAATACCAAGCTGCCTTTTTCCGAGCAGGACAGTGTGGATCATCCCATTAGCTTATATGCCGCGACCAAGAAGGCCAATGAGTTGATGGCGCACACCTACAGCCATTTGTTCAATGTGCCGACGACAGGCTTGCGGTTCTTCACGGTGTACGGCCCTTGGGGGCGCCCTGATATGGCCTTGTTTCTGTTTACCAAGGCCATTTTGGAGGGGCGTGCCATTGACGTGTTCAATCAAGGTCAAATGGTGCGGGACTTCACCTTTATCGATGACATCGTGGAAGGCGTGGTGAGGGTGCTTGACAAACGAGCCGCCCCCGCATCACAAGCGGGAGGCGCACCTTACCGCGTATTCAATATTGGAAATAACCAGCCAACGCCCTTGATGGCCTATATCGAGGCCATCGAAAAGTCTCTGGGTCGAGTTGCGGTAAAAAACTACTTGCCGATGCAGCCCGGAGATGTCCCGGCAACCTTTGCGGATACGGACGCACTGAACCAGTGGGTTGGATTCAAGCCCAGCACCTCTGTAGAGCTCGGGGTTCAGCGTTTCGTTGATTGGTATCAGGATTACTATTCAGTGGCAGTGCGCGCCCACGTAGCGTCGTGAAGGGCAGCGAATGAATATTCTATTGACCGGTGGTGCTGGATATATTGGCAGCCATACCGCTGTTTCACTGATTGAAGCCGGGCATCACGCGGTTATTTATGACAACTTCAGCAACAGCAGTCCGACGGTTGTGTGTTGTATTGAGGAAATCACCAAAACAACAGTCCCTGTCATTGCTGGCGATATTCTGGATACCGCGCGCTTGACCGAAGTGCTTCAGAAGCACGCGGTGGATGCCGTGATTCATTTTGCCGGGCTAAAAGCAGTAGGGGAGTCGGTCAAAGCCCCAGTTGCTTACTATGCCAACAATGTGCAGGGCACCATCAGTCTGTTGCAAGCTATGCAGGTGGCCCATGTCAAGAGCCTGATTTTCAGCTCCAGTGCCACCGTCTATGGTGTTCCGCAGTATCTGCCCTTGGATGAGGCACACCCGACTGGAGCGGTCAACCCGTATGGGCGTAGCAAACTGCATATTGAAGAGATGTTGCAGGATGTCGCGAATTCGGACGCCGCGTGGCGGATTGCATGCTTGCGGTACTTTAATCCAGTGGGCGCGCATGCGTCGGCCTTGATTGGGGAGAGTCCGCGTGGTGTGCCCAATAACCTGATGCCCTATGTTGTGCAGGTGGCTTGCGGCAGACTTCCAAGCGTGAGTGTGTATGGCTCGGATTACCCCACTTCCGATGGCACTGGCGTGCGGGACTACATCCATGTAGTCGATCTGGCGCAGGGGCATGTGGCCGCGTTGGACTTTTTGGAGGCTCACCCGGGGTGGAATGCCTTCAACCTTGGGACGGGGCGTGGCTACAGTGTTCTGGAGGTTCTGCGTGCGTTTGAGCAGGTGTGTGGGTTTTCGATCCAGCATTCCATAGTGGCTCGACGGCCGGGAGATGTCGCCGCTGCTTATGCAAAAACGGACGCGGCTAGGCAGTTGATGGGCTGGAGTGCATCGAGGGATATCCACGAAATGTGCGCCAGTGCCTGGCGTTTCGCTCGAATACAGCCTGGATCGGTCGAGTCCACATGAATTGGTCGCGCATCTTTCGGTTGGCTCGCGAAATGGGCT
This window encodes:
- a CDS encoding tripartite tricarboxylate transporter substrate-binding protein, with product MKKLLVATAAMFSISAFAQAYPSKPITIVVPFAAGGPTDRVARDLAESLRKQLGDVSIIIDNAAGAGSSIGSSKVAKAAPDGYTLLLNHIAMGTMPGLLRNMPFKVESDFEYLGMINDVPMTLIGKPDLPAKTYKELTTWIGQNVGKINLGNAGIGSASHLCGLLFQNAIKVDMTTVPYKGTAPAMTDLIGGQIDLMCDQTTNTSQQIEGKKVNAYAVTTAKPLTTAALKSLPTLQSQGLSNFEVTIWHGLYAPKGTPADIQAKLNTALKAALKDADFIKKQEALGAVVVTDKRVEPAEHKKFVAAEIAKWTPIIKAAGVYAD
- a CDS encoding DUF1840 domain-containing protein yields the protein MLYKFKSKVASDVIMLEPNGRQILALWGRTGEESLRKGILLAADMPVAISALEEAIAKEEAQRAQADLEAQEKGEDTTPTGVSLRQRATPLLDMARRSMAAGKDITWGV
- a CDS encoding polyhydroxyalkanoic acid system family protein → MADLHILREHSLGFAAARKIAFQWAEQAEQDFDMECTYVEGEGLDEVIFKRSGVSGMLQVSDSKFELSAKLGFLLGAFKDKIEAEIVKNLDQLLKPKAAAKSGAKKK
- a CDS encoding acyl-CoA-binding protein, with product MADLKAAFEAAVANSKNLSERPDNGTLLKIYALYKQATAGDNTEKKPGFADMVGRAKWDAWNGFKGTSNDDAMQQYIDLIESLS
- a CDS encoding wax ester/triacylglycerol synthase family O-acyltransferase, encoding MVTRVIAKNVADKARNPVSNAAPSVAPVAKKVVRRTRKLAGAVQKNVADAVIGTLGLNGERMSKVDTAWLRMDSSSNLMMIVGVWVTQPGLPLADLKQRVEDRLLKYPRFKQRVVEDAAGASWVEDANFDIDRHVVTETLAKKPRGREQEALQERLAALTMEPLDRSRPLWQFHLVENYKGGSALMVRIHHCIADGIALISVTQSLVDGGSPPPQRRSKPERAQGLDGAEEWLSDALLKPLTHMAVKALGAAGDGAVKSMSLLMEPQKGMESGMHSSVDMAKMAYQVVSDLAALALMPDDSPTRLKGQPGHAKRVAWCAPLPLEEVKAVGKALNCSINDVLLSCVAGAIGEYLREQGDAVAGKEIRAMVPVNLRPLEHAYKLGNQFGLAPLVLPIGLENPVERVYEVRTRMRGLKGSMQPLLAFGLLAVAGLLIKPAQDALLSLFSKKTTAVMTNVPGPREKLKICGATIEENLFWVPQSGSVGLGVSILSYGGGVQFGVVTDATLCPDPQKIIDQFEPEFAKLSMLTLMLPWGD
- a CDS encoding TetR/AcrR family transcriptional regulator — its product is MVKKAPRRTAERILETTLELFNRFGEPNVSTTLISAELGISPGNLYYHYPAKDELINSLFDRYERSLNEVLNASDNVRDVEDAWFFMHTLFELIWQYRFLYRDLNDLLSKNRRLETHFQSVLKNKTRSIRAMLESMARAGALRMDVREMEPTATSMVVVLTYWLSFEYVRDPRNALEPESAQAALLRGGQHVLNLLVPYLEAQQRSHLLQLSGAYTSS
- a CDS encoding patatin-like phospholipase family protein; its protein translation is MKAARQTKPRIAMALAGGGPLGAIYEVGALCALHDSLAGLDFNHLDHYVGVSAGGFIAAALANGLTPHQLCASFIEGDADSNDFFDPAWLMQPAYDEWARRGIMLPGLLASVGWDMLTRRTTAIRALERLAPALPTGVFSNSQVDTQLSRLFSQDGRTNDFRKLACKLTLVATHLDSAEAVAFGSKGWDHISISKAVQASSALPGLFPPVAIDDQYFVDGAMKKTMHASVALDEGADLLICLNPLVPFDATAPQYKRIMQAGIPAEKRNIPRIVDGGLPAVLSQTFRSMIHSRMELGMKHYAHAYPDTDIVLIEPDHRDPELYLANTFSYAQRRQLAEHAYQQTRQLLRSRKTGLSAQLHRHGIQLRHDVLDDPKRHLCAPRKSPSRLGQALGTLQDVMEDLSHVVRHETLLRH
- a CDS encoding phasin family protein, with the translated sequence MVKKIQKSKSSPSTGTPLSSSVKDSAQQIWQAGLGAFTRAQAEGSKAFEALVKEGVSIQRKTQAAAEGKINEATAKMSTMANDITSKATGQWDKLENIFEERVAKALNKLGVPSAKDVSALIERIEELNKTVQKLSAKAPAATKTAKAPSKKAAPAPVAVTKKAPAKKATTSKPAAKKAASKKTTMSKAPVVPAEGNATPQN
- a CDS encoding SDR family oxidoreductase, whose protein sequence is MRYFVTGATGFIGKRLVKKLLQRKGATVHFLIRKESEDKVADLREFWAVSDAKSAGRVVPVFGDLTGKKLGVSADAIKALKGQVDHFYHLAAVYDLEADEESQIAVNVEGTRNTVEFAKAIDAGHFHHVSSIAAAGLYEGVFREDMFDEAENYEHPYFMTKHESEKIVRKECKVPWSVYRPAMVVGDSQTGEMDKIDGPYYFFKLIQRMRQLLPPWMPSIGLEGGRVNIVPVDFVVDALNVISHKQGIAKQCYHLVDPVGYRVGDVLDIFSKAAHAPKMNIFVNAALLGFIPRSVTKSLMGLAPVRRVRNAIMKDLSLPEDMLTFINYPTRFDCRDSLAMLKGSGVECPNLKDYAWRLWDYWERHLDPDLHIDRSLRGTVGGKVVLVTGGSSGIGLAAAHKFAEAGATTIICGRDLDKLEEACKEAKSKGYSFVAYPADIADMADCDRFVKVLIENHGGVDFLINNAGRSIRRAIESSYDRFHDFERTMQLNYFGCLRVTMGLLPGMVAKKKGHIVNISSIGVLTNAPRFSAYVASKAALDAWTRCASSEFADQGISFTTINMPLVRTPMIAPTGIYNNVPTLSPEQAADMVADACISKPVRIATRLGITGQVMHALVPRIAQIAMNTSFRMFPDSSAAKGAKPGEKAKLSPEAIAMQQMMRGIHF
- a CDS encoding NAD-dependent epimerase; its protein translation is MVTILVTGSAGFIGFHVCQRLLSQGNLVVGIDNLNDYYDVGLKESRLKLLMAHDNFRFRKLDVADRPDMADLFQQEAPTRVVHLAAQAGVRYSLQNPHAYVDSNLAGFVNILEGCRYGAVEHLVYASSSSVYGGNTKLPFSEQDSVDHPISLYAATKKANELMAHTYSHLFNVPTTGLRFFTVYGPWGRPDMALFLFTKAILEGRAIDVFNQGQMVRDFTFIDDIVEGVVRVLDKRAAPASQAGGAPYRVFNIGNNQPTPLMAYIEAIEKSLGRVAVKNYLPMQPGDVPATFADTDALNQWVGFKPSTSVELGVQRFVDWYQDYYSVAVRAHVAS